A single genomic interval of Spirosoma linguale DSM 74 harbors:
- a CDS encoding Fructosamine/Ketosamine-3-kinase (PFAM: Fructosamine/Ketosamine-3-kinase; aminoglycoside phosphotransferase~KEGG: hch:HCH_00321 fructosamine-3-kinase) — MDFWGDEQFSFFESILFSALGHPVQVIEMQFVSGGNINTSAQVFSSEGVFFVKWNQLEESAGEQPDMFASEARGLDLLRQTDALHIPQVIGYGRLLDKSYLILEYIDPGIPDKQYWETLGQSLAVLHSHTQPTFGLNFENYIGSLPQTNTPTPNGYDFFFDHRLLPQAGLALYKGLLSRPTYDALLRLRQLLPNLLPNERPALLHGDLWSGNVLVNEAGQPALVDPAVYYGFREAELAFTKLFAGFDDRFYEAYHETFPLQNGFDERVAIYNLYPLLVHVNLFGSGYVSGVERILKQF, encoded by the coding sequence ATGGATTTTTGGGGCGACGAGCAATTTTCTTTTTTTGAAAGCATTCTGTTTTCGGCGTTGGGCCATCCGGTTCAGGTTATTGAAATGCAGTTTGTTTCGGGTGGAAATATCAACACATCGGCTCAGGTGTTTTCATCGGAAGGTGTTTTTTTCGTCAAGTGGAATCAGCTGGAGGAATCGGCCGGGGAGCAACCGGATATGTTTGCATCCGAAGCTCGCGGGCTTGATTTACTCCGGCAGACCGATGCGCTGCACATTCCGCAGGTTATTGGGTATGGTCGTCTCCTCGACAAATCGTATTTGATTCTGGAATACATTGATCCAGGGATACCGGATAAGCAGTATTGGGAGACGCTCGGGCAGTCGCTGGCGGTATTACACTCGCATACACAACCCACGTTCGGCCTGAATTTCGAAAATTACATCGGGTCGTTACCACAAACCAATACACCTACGCCAAATGGCTACGATTTTTTCTTTGACCATCGCCTGTTGCCACAGGCCGGTTTAGCCTTGTACAAAGGGTTGCTGTCCAGACCAACCTACGATGCGCTGCTTCGGCTCCGGCAACTGTTGCCGAATCTGCTCCCAAACGAGCGCCCTGCGTTACTGCACGGCGATTTGTGGTCGGGCAATGTGCTTGTCAATGAAGCGGGGCAACCGGCGTTGGTAGACCCCGCCGTTTACTATGGTTTCCGGGAGGCCGAGTTGGCCTTTACGAAACTATTTGCTGGCTTCGACGACCGGTTTTACGAGGCTTACCACGAAACGTTTCCGTTGCAAAACGGTTTTGACGAGCGCGTTGCCATTTATAATTTGTATCCCCTGCTCGTTCACGTGAATCTGTTTGGCTCTGGTTACGTTAGTGGCGTAGAAAGAATTTTGAAACAATTTTAG
- a CDS encoding protein of unknown function UPF0075 (PFAM: protein of unknown function UPF0075~KEGG: pat:Patl_2903 anhydro-N-acetylmuramic acid kinase) codes for MNRQIQHLYNIAQQPVRRIIGLMSGTSLDGLDVALCHISGSGPGTEVVLHRFTTVPYDEELKAEIRTIFAKDKIEFEKLCLLNPYIGRLHGQLILDCLKNWGISTDEVDIIASHGQTVYHAPKSQHRHDKFPNATLQIGDGDHIAAVTGVTTLSDFRQKHVAHGGEGAPLAVYGDYFMFSKAGENRLLLNMGGIANFTYLPADEDASSVFTTDTGPGNTLLDAYARIFLNKPYDEDGKLAAQGTINNDLLQALKINPFFDAAFPKTTGPEVFKAAYVEEAQARSQTTGLSAEDLMATLVQFSADTIVDAIQRVMHEGETYRIYMSGGGAHNPILTTALKKGLPNCSFGLTNELNINGDAKEAVLFAVLANECLAGGNTSFGNRQGVPTVTMGKVSFPK; via the coding sequence ATGAATCGTCAAATTCAGCACCTTTATAACATCGCTCAACAGCCAGTCCGTCGAATTATTGGTCTGATGTCCGGAACATCGCTCGATGGGCTTGATGTGGCTCTTTGTCATATTTCTGGTAGTGGACCCGGTACGGAGGTTGTCCTGCATCGTTTTACTACGGTACCTTACGATGAAGAACTGAAAGCCGAGATTCGGACCATCTTTGCTAAAGACAAAATCGAATTCGAGAAGCTTTGTTTGTTAAATCCATACATCGGTCGGCTACATGGTCAACTCATTCTCGATTGTCTGAAAAACTGGGGTATCAGTACTGATGAGGTAGATATAATTGCCAGTCACGGGCAAACCGTCTATCACGCTCCGAAAAGTCAGCACCGGCACGATAAGTTCCCAAACGCCACCCTCCAGATTGGCGATGGCGATCACATTGCAGCCGTCACCGGAGTTACTACGCTGAGCGATTTCCGACAGAAGCACGTGGCACACGGGGGCGAGGGAGCACCATTGGCCGTTTACGGGGATTATTTCATGTTCTCGAAAGCGGGCGAGAATCGTCTTTTGCTGAATATGGGCGGTATCGCCAACTTCACGTACCTGCCCGCTGACGAAGATGCCAGCAGTGTGTTTACGACCGATACGGGGCCGGGAAACACACTGCTGGATGCCTACGCCCGTATATTTCTGAACAAGCCTTACGACGAAGATGGCAAACTGGCCGCTCAGGGAACGATTAATAACGATCTTCTACAAGCCTTAAAAATCAACCCGTTTTTCGACGCAGCTTTTCCTAAAACAACCGGCCCTGAAGTCTTCAAGGCTGCTTACGTGGAAGAGGCACAGGCCCGCAGTCAAACAACCGGCTTATCCGCCGAAGATTTAATGGCTACCCTTGTGCAATTCAGTGCCGATACGATTGTGGATGCCATCCAGCGGGTTATGCACGAAGGCGAAACCTACCGGATCTACATGAGCGGGGGCGGGGCGCATAACCCCATCCTGACAACGGCTCTTAAGAAAGGGCTGCCCAATTGTTCGTTTGGGCTGACCAATGAGCTTAACATCAACGGCGATGCGAAAGAAGCGGTCTTATTTGCCGTGTTAGCCAACGAATGCCTGGCGGGTGGCAATACGTCGTTTGGCAATCGGCAGGGCGTACCGACGGTTACGATGGGGAAGGTTAGCTTTCCGAAGTAG
- a CDS encoding molybdenum cofactor synthesis domain protein (TIGRFAM: molybdenum cofactor synthesis domain protein~PFAM: molybdopterin binding domain~KEGG: wsu:WS1199 molybdenum cofactor biosynthesis protein), translating to MTKIGIINVSDRASAGIYEDIPGKAVVGFLTEWLSCEWEPVYRVIPDEQDQLEATMIELADTEGCCLVVTTGGTGPALRDVTPEATEAVCQKMMPGFGELMRQESLKYVPTAILSRQTAGIRNQTLIINLPGKPKAIGQCLSVVFPAIPYCIDLIGGPFITTHEDKMQVFRPKS from the coding sequence ATGACCAAAATCGGTATTATCAACGTTTCGGACCGGGCCAGCGCCGGTATTTATGAAGACATTCCGGGCAAAGCGGTTGTTGGCTTTTTAACCGAATGGCTGAGCTGCGAATGGGAACCCGTATATCGGGTCATTCCTGATGAACAGGATCAGCTCGAAGCAACTATGATCGAATTGGCGGATACGGAAGGCTGCTGTCTGGTTGTCACAACGGGCGGTACAGGCCCCGCCCTGCGCGACGTAACCCCCGAAGCGACCGAAGCCGTTTGCCAGAAAATGATGCCCGGCTTCGGAGAATTGATGCGTCAGGAAAGCCTAAAATACGTGCCCACGGCTATCTTGTCGCGGCAAACGGCCGGTATCCGAAACCAGACACTCATTATTAACTTACCCGGAAAGCCCAAAGCCATTGGTCAATGCCTCTCGGTCGTGTTTCCGGCCATTCCGTATTGCATCGACCTGATTGGCGGGCCCTTTATAACGACCCACGAGGATAAAATGCAGGTGTTCCGCCCCAAAAGCTAG
- a CDS encoding hypothetical protein (KEGG: slo:Shew_2180 hypothetical protein), with protein METILFDIRGNLQPSIRIDLSLQEIEQFFVSPFDLTSKRHELFREYKRYTLDLRSLLGRSFYQWVDGSFISNGFNPNDIDLVSFIDHNSYDEKETLIDQRFSKWSVSQHYVGVDAFTVWTYPVEHKQSAIFQADCAYWQDLFEHTRYNRNRKRFKKGFIQVNIE; from the coding sequence ATGGAGACCATATTATTTGATATCCGGGGGAATCTTCAACCATCAATACGTATTGACTTGTCGCTACAGGAAATCGAACAGTTTTTTGTCAGCCCTTTTGATCTAACATCTAAGCGACACGAATTATTTAGAGAGTATAAGCGGTATACACTCGATCTACGGAGTCTTCTTGGCCGTTCATTTTATCAATGGGTAGATGGAAGCTTCATATCAAATGGATTTAACCCTAATGATATTGACCTAGTTAGCTTTATTGACCATAATAGCTACGACGAAAAAGAGACATTGATTGATCAACGTTTTAGTAAGTGGTCCGTTTCGCAGCATTACGTAGGAGTAGATGCGTTTACCGTTTGGACATATCCAGTTGAGCATAAACAGTCGGCTATATTTCAGGCCGACTGTGCTTACTGGCAGGACTTGTTTGAGCATACGCGCTACAATCGAAACCGAAAACGGTTTAAAAAAGGTTTTATACAGGTAAACATCGAATGA